In Candida dubliniensis CD36 chromosome 6, complete sequence, the following are encoded in one genomic region:
- a CDS encoding 3-hydroxyisobutyrate dehydrogenase, mitochondrial precursor, putative (Similar to Homo sapiens HIBADH) has protein sequence MLRTSIRAFSTQPRLSTNYGFIGLGLMGQHMARHIYNKLEPSDKLYVYDVDPQHTTQFLTEVTTQTPQNAPLLTPLSSLKDFTTEVDSQLDFIVTMVPEGKHVKSVVSELIGHYKSTGNYDPSIKTTFLDSSTIDIPTSRDVHQLVKSSIPEFDFIDTPVSGGVAGARKGTLSFMLSRETHDDIDPSLTTLLSKMGINIFPCGATHGTGLAAKLANNYLLAITNIAAADSFQLAKSFGLNLQNYAKLVAVSTGKSWASVDNCPIPGVYPDNNLPCDVNYEGGFITKLTRKDVVLATESAKFNNRFLMLGDIGRHWYDKACEREDIANRDLSVLFEWLGDLKQNEKGDVIDVKRK, from the coding sequence ATGTTAAGAACTTCAATTCGTGCTTTTTCTACTCAACCAAGATTATCAACCAATTATGGGTTCATTGGTTTGGGACTTATGGGCCAACACATGGCAAGACATATCTACAATAAATTAGAACCAAGTGATAAGTTGTACGTTTATGATGTTGATCCACAACACACAACTCAATTTTTGACAGAAGTAACTACTCAAACCCCACAAAATGCACCTTTACTCACCCCGTTAAGTTCATTGAAAGATTTTACTACTGAAGTCGATTCACAATTAGATTTCATTGTTACAATGGTGCCTGAAGGTAAACATGTGAAATCAGTTGTGTCTGAATTGATTGGCCATTACAAATCAACTGGTAATTATGATCCAAGTATTAAAACCACTTTCCTTGATTCCTCGACAATTGATATTCCAACATCAAGAGACGTACACCAGTTGGTTAAATCAAGTATTCCTGAATTCGACTTTATCGACACTCCAGTGTCTGGTGGTGTTGCTGGGGCAAGAAAGGGAACATTGTCATTTATGTTGTCCAGAGAAACCcatgatgatattgatccAAGTTTAACAACATTGTTATCTAAAATGGGTATTAACATTTTCCCATGTGGTGCTACTCATGGTACGGGTTTAGCTGCTAAGTTGGCaaacaattatttattggCAATTACAAACATTGCTGCTGCTGATTCATTCCAATTGGCCAAATCCTTCGGTTTAAACTTGCAAAACTATGCTAAATTGGTTGCTGTTTCCACAGGTAAATCATGGGCTAGTGTTGACAATTGTCCAATTCCAGGTGTTTATcctgataataatttaccATGTGACGTCAACTATGAAGGTGGGTTCATTACCAAATTGACTAGAAAGGATGTTGTTTTAGCTACCGAGTCTGCtaaattcaacaatagATTCTTGATGCTCGGTGACATTGGTAGACATTGGTATGATAAGGCTTGTGAAAGAGAAGATATTGCCAATAGAGACTTATCGGTGCTTTTCGAGTGGTTGGgtgatttgaaacaaaatgaaaaaggtGACGTAATTGATGTTAAAAGAAAGTAA